In one window of Paraflavitalea soli DNA:
- a CDS encoding T9SS type A sorting domain-containing protein, producing MKSSLRFLAGMIIGFTPLLTVAQSGSPSNDTLYLYEYVKAPARILDFNHNKLLIIDAGPQSNPRILDVITHASTVVPCNGRVEAGYITPQGAVLNVIPAVSSPFDSLYDFNNGILYSIAQINRASVKVEGNYCIWAKGADESFDSLFLRDLITQTNKLITHQANRQSVGLATRNEVTANGLVAYIDSMQNLVKYLNNSYTSITNYTASGQGAANPLSDGYNIAYQQKDESIIGAVTTGPQGDATLVPFTRDRPPLPKTDYQVNNRYVAFRRFLPDFPWTAQLWLRDPNSGEAQILTDSLSVGNLELLNPKGDVMLFGSRSGISGRWLVPRSGTIKRVNSAAGKTWYRDSSWYITIDSTLYILRTNEVLPPPVPQWQGWRTAYCSTAGAQAIKITNLPGDTSKTHVLARLDGATLPVNMADSTFTINPGTLSAGTHILIVQYTNTAGASADTAHFTINTAVTPIVKLSADVTNVPLLPSPINLTATNTAGGGATPTYTFAKDRAFTNILQAQSSDSTLRILSTSLNTGANKIYVRMLTSDTCYTAQTAVDSITLYRLAGSGIVDPDNPHQVIHVLPNPFYNWLFITGLNSSKTYLITLRRSNGSLVLQRQVTNASYYQFYSPASSPGVYYLSIYDKTKEKMLGTVRLLKIF from the coding sequence ATGAAAAGCTCTTTACGATTCCTTGCCGGAATGATCATAGGATTCACTCCACTATTAACTGTGGCGCAGTCCGGATCACCATCCAACGACACGCTTTACCTGTATGAATACGTAAAAGCCCCAGCCAGGATACTGGATTTCAACCACAACAAATTACTCATCATAGATGCGGGCCCACAGTCCAACCCCAGGATACTGGATGTAATTACACATGCCAGCACCGTGGTGCCCTGCAACGGCCGCGTGGAGGCCGGGTACATAACCCCGCAGGGGGCTGTACTGAATGTAATACCCGCAGTCAGTTCCCCTTTCGATAGCTTATACGATTTCAACAATGGCATCCTGTATAGCATCGCACAGATCAACAGGGCCTCAGTAAAGGTGGAAGGCAACTATTGTATTTGGGCCAAAGGCGCTGATGAATCATTTGACAGCCTCTTTCTCAGGGACCTTATTACCCAAACCAACAAACTCATTACCCACCAGGCCAACCGCCAGTCAGTTGGTCTGGCCACCCGAAATGAAGTAACTGCCAATGGATTGGTAGCCTACATCGACTCCATGCAAAACCTGGTCAAATACCTGAATAATAGCTACACGTCCATCACCAATTACACCGCATCTGGACAGGGTGCTGCCAATCCCCTCTCAGATGGATACAATATCGCGTACCAGCAGAAAGACGAATCAATAATAGGGGCAGTAACGACCGGGCCGCAGGGCGATGCCACCTTAGTACCTTTTACAAGAGACCGCCCGCCTTTGCCCAAAACCGATTACCAGGTTAATAATAGATATGTCGCCTTTCGCCGCTTCCTGCCCGACTTCCCGTGGACAGCACAACTTTGGCTCAGAGATCCTAACAGCGGGGAAGCCCAAATCTTAACCGACAGTTTATCCGTTGGTAATCTGGAGCTGCTGAATCCAAAGGGAGATGTCATGCTCTTTGGTTCTCGATCAGGCATCTCAGGGAGATGGCTTGTTCCCCGCAGCGGAACAATCAAGCGCGTCAATTCAGCAGCAGGAAAGACCTGGTACCGCGATTCAAGCTGGTACATAACCATCGACAGCACCTTGTATATACTCAGAACCAATGAAGTACTGCCACCACCCGTTCCACAATGGCAGGGATGGAGAACAGCTTATTGCAGCACTGCCGGGGCACAGGCCATTAAGATCACCAATTTACCGGGCGACACCAGTAAGACCCATGTCCTGGCCCGGCTCGATGGAGCAACCCTTCCGGTAAACATGGCCGACAGCACCTTTACAATAAACCCGGGCACACTCTCAGCCGGCACACATATCCTTATAGTTCAATACACCAATACCGCTGGTGCATCGGCCGACACGGCCCATTTCACCATCAACACAGCCGTAACACCCATCGTGAAGCTGTCAGCCGACGTTACCAACGTACCCCTCTTGCCATCACCTATAAACCTGACAGCGACCAATACAGCCGGAGGAGGCGCAACCCCTACATACACATTTGCAAAAGACAGGGCCTTTACCAATATCCTGCAGGCCCAAAGCAGCGATAGCACCTTACGCATCTTATCCACCAGCCTGAACACCGGCGCCAATAAAATATATGTGCGCATGTTGACCAGCGATACTTGTTACACAGCACAGACAGCAGTGGACAGTATAACCCTTTACCGCCTTGCTGGTTCAGGTATTGTTGATCCCGACAATCCCCACCAGGTCATTCATGTACTTCCGAACCCATTCTACAATTGGCTATTCATAACAGGATTAAACAGTTCTAAAACATATTTGATCACCCTGCGCCGTTCAAATGGATCATTGGTATTGCAACGGCAGGTGACCAATGCCAGTTATTACCAATTCTATAGTCCTGCCTCCAGCCCGGGTGTCTATTACCTGAGCATTTATGATAAAACAAAAGAAAAAATGTTAGGTACAGTAAGATTATTAAAGATATTCTGA
- a CDS encoding acetamidase/formamidase family protein: MRVHTFFSCALAALSCTTPLFARQQPRHIHFQPTVWQRTYSAAHTPVLRIAEGDTVSTNSVDAAGFDTKGERVAHRGNPLTGPFYVEGAMPGDVIAITLHDVRLNRGYATTLNALIPKIFPGKATMKLWKSSKLTRWNLDTIAGFASPATAEESLRDLKVALHPFLGCLGVAAEGDKTPDAGACNDYGGNTDFYLNKAGATTYLQVNHPGALLYFGDGHAVQGDGELNGDALETTMKFSFSTRILRKGYLPSTKPIMEDDQYWMFYGIEKTLDRSLQAATESMVLWLEHTYGLTRREASQVIGPAIQYRIPKTAANIGEVVAMIPKAVLKSLPPAPKGQPISLKP; the protein is encoded by the coding sequence ATGCGCGTTCACACATTCTTCTCTTGTGCATTGGCAGCTTTATCCTGCACTACTCCCCTTTTCGCCCGCCAGCAGCCGCGGCATATTCATTTTCAGCCTACCGTTTGGCAGCGCACCTATTCCGCAGCACATACACCTGTACTCCGTATAGCTGAAGGTGATACCGTCAGCACCAACAGTGTGGATGCCGCCGGATTCGATACAAAAGGCGAAAGAGTGGCCCACAGAGGCAATCCCCTCACCGGCCCGTTCTATGTAGAAGGCGCCATGCCCGGTGATGTCATCGCCATTACCCTGCATGATGTTCGACTCAATCGTGGTTACGCTACTACCCTGAATGCCCTTATTCCCAAAATATTTCCGGGTAAAGCCACCATGAAGCTATGGAAGAGTTCAAAGCTCACCCGCTGGAATTTGGATACCATCGCTGGCTTTGCCAGTCCTGCGACGGCAGAAGAGTCCCTTCGTGACCTAAAGGTTGCCCTGCATCCTTTCCTCGGATGTTTAGGTGTAGCAGCTGAAGGCGACAAAACCCCGGATGCCGGAGCCTGCAATGATTACGGCGGCAATACCGATTTCTACCTCAATAAAGCAGGCGCCACAACCTACCTGCAGGTAAATCATCCCGGCGCATTGCTCTATTTCGGCGACGGGCACGCCGTACAGGGTGACGGCGAACTGAATGGCGATGCATTGGAAACAACCATGAAATTTAGTTTCAGCACCCGCATTCTCCGGAAAGGTTACCTTCCTTCAACCAAGCCCATAATGGAAGATGATCAATACTGGATGTTCTATGGCATTGAAAAGACTTTGGATAGATCACTGCAGGCAGCCACCGAGTCCATGGTATTGTGGCTGGAACATACTTACGGCCTCACGAGGCGGGAAGCTTCCCAGGTCATCGGACCGGCTATACAATACCGTATCCCTAAAACTGCTGCCAATATCGGCGAAGTGGTGGCCATGATACCTAAAGCAGTATTGAAATCCCTGCCGCCTGCCCCTAAAGGTCAGCCTATTTCTCTTAAACCCTGA